The following nucleotide sequence is from Microbacterium arborescens.
CCGGCTTCCTCTTCGGAGCGGCCACCGCGGCGTACCAGATCGAGGGCGCGGCCTTCGAAGACGGACGCACCGCGTCGATCTGGGATGCGTTCGCCCGTGTGCCCGGTGCCGTCATCAACGCCGACAACGGTGACGTCGCGTGCGACCACTACCACCGCTACCGCGACGACGTCGCGCTCATGAAGGAACTCGGTCTCGACACCTACCGGTTCTCGACGTCGTGGTCGCGCGTGCGTCCCGACGGCGGACCGCTCAACCCGCAGGGCGTCGACTTCTACGAGCGTCTCGTCGACGAGCTGCTCGGCGCCGGCATCATCCCGTGGCTGACGCTCTACCACTGGGATCTGCCGCAGGCCATCGAGGAGCGGGGTGGCTGGACCCTTCGCGAGACGGCCGATCGCTTCACCGAGTACGCCCTCGACATGCACGACGCCCTCGGCGACCGCGTCCACCACTGGACGACGCTCAACGAGCCGTGGTGCTCGTCGTTCCTCAGCTACACCGCCGGCATCCACGCGCCGGGGCGGTTCGACATCGGCGACGGCATGCTCGCCGCCCACCACCTGCTGCTCGGCCACGGCCAGACCGTCGCCGCGCTGCGGGAGCGCGACGCGTCGCTGTCGCTCGGCATCACGCTGAACCTGACGGTCGCCGAGCCCGCCGACCCGACCGACGCCGCCGACGTCGACGCGGCGCGACGGATCGACGGACAGTTCAACCGCTGGTTCCTCGACCCGATCTTCCGGGCCGCGTACCCCGGCGACATCGTCGCCGACATCGAGAGAGTGGATGCCGCGGCGGTCGAGCGCTGGCGCGACGCCGTGCGCCCGGGCGACGCGGCGATCATCGCGCAGCCCCTCGATGCTCTCGGGGTGAACTACTACCACGGCGAGTTCGTGGGCGGTCGTCCCGACCCGAACCCGCCGGCCCCGGGCGACGCGCCGACCGATCGCGAGACCGGCTCGCCGTGGCCCGCCGGTCACGACATCTACTGGCACGAGCGGGGCCTGCCCCGCACGTCGATGCACTGGGAGGTGCAGCCCGCGGGGCTGACGCAGCTGCTCGAGCGCGTGTGGACCGAGTACGCGCAGCCCGTGGGCACGATCCTCTACGTCACCGAGAACGGCGCCGCGTACGACGACGAGCTCGTCGAGGTCGACGGCGAGAAGACGGTGCCCGACACCGAGCGCGCCGAGTTCCTGCGGGTGCACCTGGGCGCGATCCTCGACGCGCAGGATGCCGGTGTCGACGTCCGCGGCTACTTCTACTGGTCGCTGCTCGACAACTTCGAATGGGCCTGGGGGTACGAGAAGCGTTTCGGCATCGTGCACGTGGATTACCACACTCAGGAGCGGACGTTGAAGGACAGCGCGAAGGAGTATCGTCGGGTCATCGCAGATCGTGCGATCGACGTTCCCGCTGCGGCGGACGCCGCCCGGACCGCCGTCCCGAGGTAGCCCACCTGTGATCTCCGATCAGACCCGGACGGCCGCGACCATCGAAGAGGTCGCGGCCGTCGCCGGTGTGTCGCGCTCCACCGTCTCGCGCGTCGTCAACGGCTCGACCGCCGTCAGCCCCGCCGCTCTCGAGTCGGTGCGACGCGCGATAGCCGAGCTCAATTACGTCCCCAACCGTGCGGCGCGTTCGCTCGCCAGCCGATCGACGCTGGCGATCGCGCTCGTCGTGCCCGAAGACACCAACCGGGTGTTCGGCGACCCCTTCTTCGCTTCGGTCGTGTCGGGCATCAACTCGCGCATCAGCCGCAGCGACTATGTGCTGAACCTGATCATGGCCAGCGCCGACCCCGGCGACAAGACCGCCCAGTACGTGCGCAGCGGCGCCGTCGACGGTGCGATCATCGTGTCTCACCACACGAGCGACACCTTCATCGAACGCATCGCCGCCGCGGTCCCCGTCGTCTACGGCGGCCGCCCGGTGCGGTCCCGTGGGGGCGACTACTACATCGACGTCGACAACGTCGCCGGCGCACGCGACGCCACCGCCTACCTCATCGGGCGGGGCTGCCGTCACATCGGCGCCATCACCGGTCCGCCGTCGATGCCCGCTGGCGTCGACCGCGCCGAGGGGTACCGTGTCGCCCTTGCCGAGTCGGGCCTCACGTCCGCTCCCGTCGTGCAGGGCGACTTCACGACCGAGTCCGGCGCCGCGGCGATGCGTGCCATCCTCGCGGCGGGCGAGCCGCTGGACGGGCTCTTCGTCGCGAGCGATCTCATGGCGCGCGGCGCCATGCAGGTGCTCGCGGCCGAGGGCATCCGCATCCCCGACGAGGTCGCCGTCATGGGCTTCGACGATTCGCCGGTAGCGCTGACCACCGAGCCGCAGCTGACGACGATGCGGCAGCCCTCGTTCACGCAGGGCGAGTGCATGGCCGATGTCCTGCTCGCCCGGCTCGCGGGGATGTCGCCGCCCGAAGTGACGATCCTCGACACGGAGCTCATCGTGCGCGGCTCGGCCTGACGCGCGCTGCGCTCAGGCTACGGCGGCGTAGAGCGTGTTGTTCCACGGGTCGTCGAACGCGACCGTGCGGCCGTCGTCGCGAACGGCGACGCCGTGGTGGCGGAGGCGTTCGGCGAGAGCGCCGAGGTCGTCGGGCGTCGGCAGGGCGAGATCGACGCGGCCGAGGCCGAGCGCCGGCATGCGGGGCCCTGCGCCCCGAGAGTTCCAGACATTCATCGCCATGTGGTGGTGGTAGCCGCCGGCGCTGACGAAGAGGGCCTGATCGCCGAGCGCCGCGGTCGTGTCGAAGCCGAGGGCGCCGATGTAGAACGCCCGGGCCGTCGCCACGTCGCCGACGGAGAGGTGCACGTGCCCGACGCGGGCAGGATCGGACGGTGCGGAGCCGGCGCTGCCCGCGCCGTCGAGCGCCGCGGGGTCGAGGTGCTCGCGCAGGAAGGCGTTGGGGTCGAGGTAGAGCGTGTCCATCTCGACCTGCCCATGGGTCCACGACCAGGTGCTGCGATCGCGGTCCCAGTAGAGCTCGATGCCGTTGCCCTCGGGGTCGGTGAAGTAGAACGCCTGGCTGACGAGGTGGTCGGCGCTGCCGGTGAAGGTCGTCGGGGCGTGTCGGGCGACGCTGTAGAGCGCCGCGGCGAGGGCCGACTGCGTCTCGAAGAGGATGGCGGTGTGGAAGAGGCCCGCCGATCCGGCGGCCGCGTGGCGGAGCGCGGGCTCGTGGCGCAGGATCACGACCGGCCGGCGGGCGCGCCCGAGCGTGACGGTGTCGCCGTCGGCGGCGAGGACCTGCAGGGTCACGACGTCACGGTAGTAGCGCGTCATGCCGTCGAGGTTGCCGACCAGCAGGGTGACGGCGCCCATCGTCGTGGCATCTGCGAGCTTCTCATTCATACGCATACACAACCCCCGCCCCCCCAATGTCATTCCCCCCGCCGCGTGGCCGCGAGTGCACGACACAACGCCGAGTGCACGACATCCTCGCGTCTGAAAGTCGGACAGTCGACGGGATGCCGTGCACTCGGCGTTACGGATTACTGGGGGTCGCCGCCCAGGGGGCCCACCGCGGGGATGGGCCCACCGTCGTCGGCGCCGGTCTTGCGCCAGCGCGCGATCGCGTTGCCCGCGTGGTAGATGACGAGGGCGGCGATGGTGCCGAGCACGATCGCGCCGAACTGCAGCGAGCCGAGGTTCATCGCGAAGCCGGCGATCGCGATGACGAACGACACCGCGACGGTGTATTGGTTGACGGGGCGGGAGAAGTCGACGCGGTTGTCGACCCAGATCTTGATGCCGATCACGCCGATGAGGCCGTAGAGGGCGGTGGTGACGCCGCCGAGCACTCCCGCCGGGATCGTGTTGAACACGGCCCCGACCTTGGGCGAGAACGCGAGCAGGATCGCGACGATGCCCGCCACCCAGTACGCGGCCGTGGAGTAGACGCGGGTCGCGGCCATGACGCCGATGTTCTCGCCGTAGGTCGTGGTGCCCGAGCCGCCGAAGCCGCCGGCGAGGGTCGTCGCGACGCCGTCGGCGATGAGCGCGCGGCCGGTGTGCTTGTTGATCGACGGGTCGTCGGTCATGGTGGCGACACCGCGCACGTGGCCGACGTTCTCGGCGATCAGGACGAGCACGACCGGCAGGAACATCGGCACGATCGACCAGGCCGCGGCATCCCCGATGGCCACGAGGTGGAAGTCGGGAAGGCCGAACCAGTCGGCGGCCTCGACGGCCTCGAACTTCACCTGACCGGTGACGGCGGCCACGATGTAGCCGACGATCACGCCGAGGAAGATCGAGATCCGGCCGAGGAAACCGCGGAACAGCACGCTGAACAGGATGACGGCGCACAGGGTGACCGTGGCGATCTCTGGCTGGAGCTGGAAGTTGTTCCACGCCGCGGGCGCGAGGTTGAAGCCGATCAGCGCGACGATCGCGCCGGCGACCACGGGCGGCATGAGCTTTTCGATCCAGCCCGTGCCGAAGGCCTGCACGATGAAGCCGACCGCCGCGAGCAGGAGGCCCGCGACGACGACGCCGAGGAGCGCCTGCGTGATCTGCTCGCCGGTCTCGAGGCGGTTCCCGCCGTTGAGCGCCGTGATGGGCGCGATGAAGGCGAACGACGAGCCCAGGTAGCTGGGCAGCTTGTTGCGCGTGATCAGCAGGAAGACGAGGGTGCCGAGACCGGAGAAGAGCAGGGTCGTCGACACGGGGAAGCCGGTGATGATCGGCACGAGGAACGTCGCACCGAACATCGCGACGACGTGCTGCGCGCCGATGGCGATCGTGCCGGGCCAGTTCAGGCGCTCGCCGGGCTTGACGACGGCGCCGCGCGCGACGGTGCGACCGTCGCCGTGGAGGGACCAGATGGGCATGGGACTCCTCGGAAGGATGAGGGATTCGGGATGGAGCGCGAGAGCGGCCCTACCCTACCTGTGAGATCCCTGGATGCCCGGTTGGCGCTCCGCGGAACGCGCGGGCAACCGGTCGTCCCGACGCGTCGCGGGGTCAGCCGGCGAGCGTCTCGAGCAGCTCGCGGTACTTCGCCGCGGTGCGCTCGACGATCTCGGCAGGCAGCGCCGGGGGAGTGCCGGTCTTGTCCCAATTGGCGCCCAGCCAGTCGCGCACGATCTGCTTGTCGTAGCTCGCCATGCGCTCGGCGGGCGTCGTGCCGGTGCGCCAGGCCTCGGCATCCCAGTAGCGCGACGAGTCGCTCGTGAGCACCTCGTCGGCGAGGGTCAGCACGCCGTCGGCATCGAGCCCGAACTCGAACTTCGTGTCGGCGAGGATGAGCCCCTTGCTCTCGGCGAGGGCGGCGGCCCGTCGATAGATCTCGAGCGACGCGTCGCGCAGCGCGGCGGCGGTCTCGGCTCCGACGAGCTCGACGGTGCGCTCGAACGAGATGTTCTCATCGTGCTCGCCGAGCGGGGCCTTGTAGGCCGGTGTGTAGATCGGCTCGGGCAGGCGGTCGCCGTTCTCGAGGCCGGCGGGCAGCGGGATGCCGCACACCGTGCCGTTCTCGGAGTACTCGGCCCAGCCCGTGCCGGTCAGGTACCCGCGCACGATGCACTCGATCGGCTGCATGTCGAGTTCGCGGACGATCATGGCGCGCGCGGCGACGACTGCCGGGGGCTGAAGCCCGAGCACATGGTTGGGGATCGGCCGGCCGCCGTCACGGCCGGCGAGCTGGGCGAACCACCACAGGCTCAGTCGAGTGAGCAGCTCGCCCTTGCCGGGGATGCCGGGATCGAGCACCTGGTCGAACGCGCTCACGCGGTCGCTGGCAACGACCAGCATCCGACCGTGCGCTCCGTCGTCGGGGCGGTACAGGTCGCGGACCTTGCCGGAGTACACGTGCTTCCAGCCGGGCAGATCGAGGGCGCTCACCCGGCCATTATCCCGGAGCGGGACCGGTTGCGATCACCCGTGAAAAAAGGCGTATAGTCCACATGGACTAATCGAGAGGGGGTGCCATGCCGGATGCCGTCGACCGACTCACCCCGCTGGGGCTGATGCTGCTCGCGCTGCTGCACGAGGACGACATGCACGCCTACGAGATGGTCCGTCTGCTGCGCGAGCGCAAGGCCGACCGCCTCGTCGCCCTGACGCACGGCACGATCTATCACACGGTCGCACGCCTTGAGCGGCAGGGACTCATCGCCGAGGTCGGCACCGATCGTGACGGCAACCGTCCGGAGCGGACGACGTACACGCTGACCGGGGCCGGCGCCGACATGCTGATCGCGTGGGTGCGGCGCGAGCTCCCCGCCGTCGACCGGCCCGAGCGTTTTCGCGTCGCGCTGGCCGAGTCGCATAACCTCGACCGCGCCGAAGTGGTGGCGCTCCTCAGCGAGCGACGCGACGCCCTGGCGGCATCCCTCGACGCGCACCGCCAGGCGCGCGACCACGCGATCGAACGCGGCTCCTACCCCCAGTTCTGGATCGAGGTGCATCGCGAGACGGCTCTGCTGTCGGCGGATGTCGCCTGGCTCGACGAAGCGGTCGAGTACATCCGTCGCCCCGACACCGTGTGGGGGGTCACCGACCTCGCACCGACCGACCGCTATCTGGCACAGAGAGAAGCCGCACGCGCATGAGCGAGAAGACCGACACCGTCCGCGCCCCCGGAGGCGCCCCATCCGCCGTCAACCCGTGGCCCGCCCTGTGGGCGATGGTCATCGGATTCTTCATGATCCTCGTCGACACGACGATCGTCTCGGTCGCGAATCCTGCGATCAAGGCCGCGCTCGACCCGTCGACGGGCAACCTCGACAACGTCGTGTGGGTCACGTCGTCGTACCTGCTCGCGTACGCCGTGCCGCTGCTGGTCACGGGCCGTCTCGGCGACCGGTTCGGGCCGAAGAACATCTACCTGATCGGGCTCGCGATCTTCACGGTCGCCTCCCTCGCTTGCGGGCTGTCGGGCTCCCTCGCCGTTCTCATCGTCGCCCGCGCCGTGCAGGGCCTCGGCGCAGCCCTCATGACTCCGCAGACGATGGCGGTCATCACCCGCACCTTCCCCGCCGAACGCCGAGGCGCCGCCATGGGCCTGTGGGGCGCCACCGCCGGTGTCGCCACCCTCGTCGGCCCCCTCGCGGGCGGCCTGCTCGTCGACGGTTTCGGCTGGGAGTGGATCTTCTTCGTCAACATCCCCGTCGGCGTCGTGGCGTTCGTGCTGGCGTGGCGCCTCGTGCCCCAGCTCGAGACGCACCCCCACCGCTTCGATGTCGTGGGCGTCGTGCTGAGCGCGATCGGACTCTTCCTCATCGTCTTCGGCCTGCAGGAGGGCGAGCACTATGACTGGGCCGCCGGCATCTGGGCGATGATCGCCGCGGGCGTCGTCGTCATGGCGGTCTTCGTCTGGACACAGGGACGCACCAAGAGCGAGCCGCTCGTGCCGCTCGAGCTCTTCCGCGACCGCAACTTCGCGATCTCCAACATCGCGATCGCGGCCGTCGGGTTCACCGTGACGAGCATGGCTCTGCCGATGGCTTTCTTCACGCAGCTCGCGCGCGGCCTCACGCCGACGCAGTCGGCGCTGCTGCTGGTGCCGATGGCGATCCTCTCGGGTGCGCTCGCGCCGCTGGCCGGCCGCATCCTCGATCGGGTCGACCCGCGTCTGCTGCTCGTCCCCGGTCTGACGCTGATGGTGGTGGGCCTGGTCGGCTACGCGCTGCTGATGAACACCGAGGCGCCGGTGCTGCTGCTCCTCATCCCCGCCGCCATCATCGGTGTCGCCAACGCCGGCATGTGGGGACCCCTCGCCACGACGGCGACCCGCAACCTGCCGCCGCGCCAGGCCGGCGCGGGCTCGGGCATCTACAACACGACCCGAACGGTCGGCTCGGTGATCGGCTCGGCGGCGATCGCGGCGTACATGCAGTCGCGGCTCACCGCGAACCTCCCCGGTGCGGGGGATGCCGCGGGCGGCGACTTCGGCGGTGGCGGCGGCTCGATGCCTCCCGCGATCGCCGAGGGGTTCTCGGCCGCGATGGCTCAGGCGATGGTGCTGCCGGCCGTCGTCATCGGGGTCGCCGTGATCGTCGTGATCTTCCTGAAGCGTCCCGCGCACCTCGCGCAGCGCTGAGCTGGTTGACCCGCGGCCTGCCGTAACTCCTCAAGAACACGTCCAGCTCGGACGTCGCAGCCGACGTCAGGCTGGAGACGGCCCGAAATCGAGGAGTTGCGGCGGGCCGCGCCCCGCTGCGGGCTAGTCCGCGACGCGGGCGGCGATGTCGGTGCGGTGGTGCGAGCCCTCGAGCGTGATCTCGGACAGTGCGCGGTAGGCGCGGTCTCGGGCCTCGGCGAAGTCGGTGCCGACCGCGACGACGTTCAGCACCCGCCCGCCGGTGGCGACGAGCCCGTCGATCGTCTCGGCGGTCGCAGCGTGAGCGAGGTGCACGCCCTCGACGGATGCTGCGGCGTCGAGCCCCGCGAGAGGCCGCCCGGTGACGGGCTGCTCGGGGTAGCCCTCGCTCGCGAGCACGACGGTGACGGCGGCGTCGCTCGAGAACGTCGGGTCGGGCTCGGACTCGAGTCGGCCGCTCGCGGCGGCCATCAGCAGCTCCGACAGCGATGACGTCAGCCGGGCGAGCACGACCTGCGTCTCGGGGTCACCGAAGCGCGCGTTGAACTCGATGACCTTGATTCCCGCGTCGGTGAGGATGAGGCCCGCGTAGAGGAGGCCGATGAAGGGGGTGCCCTCGGCGTCGAGGTGGCGGATGACGGGCTCGGCCACGTCGCGCGTGACCTCGGCGACGAACTCCGCCTCGCTGCCGAACCGGTCGGCGAGCCACGGCAGCGGCGAGTAGGCGCCCATGCCGCCGGTGTTCGGGCCGGCGTCGCCGTCGTAGGCGCGCTTGTAGTCCTGCGCGGGGCTGAGGGCGCGCACGGTGTCGCCGTCCGAGACGAAGAAGAGCGAGACCTCGGGGCCGGCGAGGAACTCCTCGATCAGCACCGGGCCGCCGGGCAGATACGTGTCGGCGTGGGCGAGCGCTGCCTCGCGGTCGTCGGTGACGATGACGCCCTTACCGGCTGCCAGGCCGTCGGCCTTGACCACGTGGGGTGCGCCGAGCTCGTCGAGCGCGGACTCGACCTCGGCTCGGCTGCGTGCCCGAACCGCGCGACCGGTCGGCACCCCGGCCTCGTCCATGACCCGCTTGGCGAAGGCCTTCGACCCTTCGAGCTGGGCAGCGACCTTGCCGGGGCCGAAGACCGGGATGCCGCGCTCGCGCAGCGCGTCGGCGACGCCGGCGATGAGCGGCGCCTCGGGGCCGACGACGACGAGGTCGACGTTCGCGCTGCCCGCGAACTCGGTCACCGCGACCGGGTCGTTCTGATCGAGGCCCGCGATGATCTGGGCATCGCGGGCGATGCCGGCGTTGCCGGGGGCCGCGAGCAGTTCGTGGCCGGCGCCCTCCGCGGCGAGAGCGAGGATGATGGCGTGCTCGCGCGCGCCCGAGCCGAGGACCAGGATCTTCACCCGGCCAGCCTACCGACCGGGCTAGCGTGGAACCCATGGCCCGCAGCATCCTCACCGCCGATGGCCGTGCCGCGCTCGCCGCGGTCGCGGCCGCCGACTCCGCGGGCGAGAAGCCCGCTCGCCCCGACCTGGCGACGGCTGTGCGCTACCTGCTGCAGCTGCTCGTCGAGAAGGCGCCCGGCAACTCCGTCGAGATGCGCGTTCCGCCGTTCGGCGCCGTTCAGGTCGTCGAGGGTCCGCGTCATACCCGCGGCACGCCGCCCAACGTCGTCGAGACCGACGCGGCCACCTGGATCGCGCTGGCGCTGGGCGAGCTGGCGTGG
It contains:
- a CDS encoding LacI family DNA-binding transcriptional regulator, encoding MISDQTRTAATIEEVAAVAGVSRSTVSRVVNGSTAVSPAALESVRRAIAELNYVPNRAARSLASRSTLAIALVVPEDTNRVFGDPFFASVVSGINSRISRSDYVLNLIMASADPGDKTAQYVRSGAVDGAIIVSHHTSDTFIERIAAAVPVVYGGRPVRSRGGDYYIDVDNVAGARDATAYLIGRGCRHIGAITGPPSMPAGVDRAEGYRVALAESGLTSAPVVQGDFTTESGAAAMRAILAAGEPLDGLFVASDLMARGAMQVLAAEGIRIPDEVAVMGFDDSPVALTTEPQLTTMRQPSFTQGECMADVLLARLAGMSPPEVTILDTELIVRGSA
- a CDS encoding GH1 family beta-glucosidase, whose protein sequence is MTLNLDRIQQENMNASRSFPTGFLFGAATAAYQIEGAAFEDGRTASIWDAFARVPGAVINADNGDVACDHYHRYRDDVALMKELGLDTYRFSTSWSRVRPDGGPLNPQGVDFYERLVDELLGAGIIPWLTLYHWDLPQAIEERGGWTLRETADRFTEYALDMHDALGDRVHHWTTLNEPWCSSFLSYTAGIHAPGRFDIGDGMLAAHHLLLGHGQTVAALRERDASLSLGITLNLTVAEPADPTDAADVDAARRIDGQFNRWFLDPIFRAAYPGDIVADIERVDAAAVERWRDAVRPGDAAIIAQPLDALGVNYYHGEFVGGRPDPNPPAPGDAPTDRETGSPWPAGHDIYWHERGLPRTSMHWEVQPAGLTQLLERVWTEYAQPVGTILYVTENGAAYDDELVEVDGEKTVPDTERAEFLRVHLGAILDAQDAGVDVRGYFYWSLLDNFEWAWGYEKRFGIVHVDYHTQERTLKDSAKEYRRVIADRAIDVPAAADAARTAVPR
- a CDS encoding PadR family transcriptional regulator, with translation MPDAVDRLTPLGLMLLALLHEDDMHAYEMVRLLRERKADRLVALTHGTIYHTVARLERQGLIAEVGTDRDGNRPERTTYTLTGAGADMLIAWVRRELPAVDRPERFRVALAESHNLDRAEVVALLSERRDALAASLDAHRQARDHAIERGSYPQFWIEVHRETALLSADVAWLDEAVEYIRRPDTVWGVTDLAPTDRYLAQREAARA
- a CDS encoding DHA2 family efflux MFS transporter permease subunit codes for the protein MSEKTDTVRAPGGAPSAVNPWPALWAMVIGFFMILVDTTIVSVANPAIKAALDPSTGNLDNVVWVTSSYLLAYAVPLLVTGRLGDRFGPKNIYLIGLAIFTVASLACGLSGSLAVLIVARAVQGLGAALMTPQTMAVITRTFPAERRGAAMGLWGATAGVATLVGPLAGGLLVDGFGWEWIFFVNIPVGVVAFVLAWRLVPQLETHPHRFDVVGVVLSAIGLFLIVFGLQEGEHYDWAAGIWAMIAAGVVVMAVFVWTQGRTKSEPLVPLELFRDRNFAISNIAIAAVGFTVTSMALPMAFFTQLARGLTPTQSALLLVPMAILSGALAPLAGRILDRVDPRLLLVPGLTLMVVGLVGYALLMNTEAPVLLLLIPAAIIGVANAGMWGPLATTATRNLPPRQAGAGSGIYNTTRTVGSVIGSAAIAAYMQSRLTANLPGAGDAAGGDFGGGGGSMPPAIAEGFSAAMAQAMVLPAVVIGVAVIVVIFLKRPAHLAQR
- a CDS encoding sterol carrier family protein; amino-acid sequence: MARSILTADGRAALAAVAAADSAGEKPARPDLATAVRYLLQLLVEKAPGNSVEMRVPPFGAVQVVEGPRHTRGTPPNVVETDAATWIALALGELAWADAAAAGRLRASGTRADLDALLPLRP
- a CDS encoding uracil-xanthine permease family protein yields the protein MPIWSLHGDGRTVARGAVVKPGERLNWPGTIAIGAQHVVAMFGATFLVPIITGFPVSTTLLFSGLGTLVFLLITRNKLPSYLGSSFAFIAPITALNGGNRLETGEQITQALLGVVVAGLLLAAVGFIVQAFGTGWIEKLMPPVVAGAIVALIGFNLAPAAWNNFQLQPEIATVTLCAVILFSVLFRGFLGRISIFLGVIVGYIVAAVTGQVKFEAVEAADWFGLPDFHLVAIGDAAAWSIVPMFLPVVLVLIAENVGHVRGVATMTDDPSINKHTGRALIADGVATTLAGGFGGSGTTTYGENIGVMAATRVYSTAAYWVAGIVAILLAFSPKVGAVFNTIPAGVLGGVTTALYGLIGVIGIKIWVDNRVDFSRPVNQYTVAVSFVIAIAGFAMNLGSLQFGAIVLGTIAALVIYHAGNAIARWRKTGADDGGPIPAVGPLGGDPQ
- a CDS encoding VOC family protein, giving the protein MNEKLADATTMGAVTLLVGNLDGMTRYYRDVVTLQVLAADGDTVTLGRARRPVVILRHEPALRHAAAGSAGLFHTAILFETQSALAAALYSVARHAPTTFTGSADHLVSQAFYFTDPEGNGIELYWDRDRSTWSWTHGQVEMDTLYLDPNAFLREHLDPAALDGAGSAGSAPSDPARVGHVHLSVGDVATARAFYIGALGFDTTAALGDQALFVSAGGYHHHMAMNVWNSRGAGPRMPALGLGRVDLALPTPDDLGALAERLRHHGVAVRDDGRTVAFDDPWNNTLYAAVA
- a CDS encoding phosphoribosylaminoimidazolesuccinocarboxamide synthase; translation: MSALDLPGWKHVYSGKVRDLYRPDDGAHGRMLVVASDRVSAFDQVLDPGIPGKGELLTRLSLWWFAQLAGRDGGRPIPNHVLGLQPPAVVAARAMIVRELDMQPIECIVRGYLTGTGWAEYSENGTVCGIPLPAGLENGDRLPEPIYTPAYKAPLGEHDENISFERTVELVGAETAAALRDASLEIYRRAAALAESKGLILADTKFEFGLDADGVLTLADEVLTSDSSRYWDAEAWRTGTTPAERMASYDKQIVRDWLGANWDKTGTPPALPAEIVERTAAKYRELLETLAG
- the purD gene encoding phosphoribosylamine--glycine ligase, whose amino-acid sequence is MKILVLGSGAREHAIILALAAEGAGHELLAAPGNAGIARDAQIIAGLDQNDPVAVTEFAGSANVDLVVVGPEAPLIAGVADALRERGIPVFGPGKVAAQLEGSKAFAKRVMDEAGVPTGRAVRARSRAEVESALDELGAPHVVKADGLAAGKGVIVTDDREAALAHADTYLPGGPVLIEEFLAGPEVSLFFVSDGDTVRALSPAQDYKRAYDGDAGPNTGGMGAYSPLPWLADRFGSEAEFVAEVTRDVAEPVIRHLDAEGTPFIGLLYAGLILTDAGIKVIEFNARFGDPETQVVLARLTSSLSELLMAAASGRLESEPDPTFSSDAAVTVVLASEGYPEQPVTGRPLAGLDAAASVEGVHLAHAATAETIDGLVATGGRVLNVVAVGTDFAEARDRAYRALSEITLEGSHHRTDIAARVAD